The genomic window GCAGTGAAACCGCAGGTGTTTAGCGCGATCGCTCAAGAATTAGCACATATTGATATTCTTAATACAGAATACTCAGCCCTAATCATTTCCATCTTGGCGGGTGTGCCTTTAAGTCAGCTAGAAGCTGCATTTGTGCAATTGCCAATTATTAGAGCAATGCCCAACACCCCAGCAATTGTAGGAGCGGGAATTACTGCGATTTGTTTAGGTGCATACACCAGCCCCAAGCACCACGAAATAGCACAGCAAGTTTTTTCTGCTGTCGGGGAAGTGGTGGAAGTGTCAGAAGGGTTGATGGATGCTGTTACAGGGCTATCTGGTAGCGGCCCGGCTTACGTGGCGCTCTTGGTAGAAGCACTTGCTGATGGCGGAGTAGCCGCAGGTTTACCTAGAACAATTGCCAATCAACTAGCCTTGCAAACCGTATTGGGCACAGCGAAACTCTTGGAGGAAACCAAACTGCACCCAGCAGAACTCAAAGATCGGGTTACCAGTCCTGGTGGTACAACCATTGCAGGGATTGCCAAGCTAGAACAGGCAGGATTTCGTTCAGCTTTAATTGAAGCAGTAAAAGCTGCCACAGAGCGATCGCAAGAACTGGGAAAATAAAGTTATGAGTTATGAGTTTTAACTCCTAACTTCTCACTTCTAACTCATAACCTAACGAAGTTGACAAAAGACTCGTTAGTATAGTAAACAATCTGGTTGCAAATGTGATTGAGTGAATTATCCTGCGCCGTCTCCAGAACTTGACTTAGGGTCTATATTTCCCTTTGAACTGGATCAGTTTCAAAAAGAAGCGATCGCGTCCCTGAACGCCGGACGCTCCGTAGTCGTGTGTGCCCCCACAGGTTCGGGCAAAACATTAGTCGGGGAATACGCCATTTATCGCGCCCTGTCGCGAGGAAAACGTGTATTTTATACTACTCCCCTAAAGGCGCTGTCGAATCAAAAATTACGTGACTTTCGAGAAAAATTTGGGTTTGATCAAGTCGGACTGTTAACTGGAGATGCTTCCATTAACAGGGATGCACCGATTTTGGTGATGACTACAGAAATTTTCCGAAATATGCTCTATGGCACACCCATTGGGCAAATTGGCATCTCATTAGTAGACGTTGACGCCGTGATCCTTGATGAGTGCCACTACATGAACGATCGCCAGCGCGGTACAGTTTGGGAAGAATCAATTATCTATTGTCCCCGGGAAGTGCAACTGGCAGCCCTCTCAGCAACGGTTGCCAACAGCGATCAACTCACCGACTGGCTAAATCGCGTTCACGGCCCAACAGACCTGATTTACTCCGATTTTCGCCCAGTCCCCTTAGAATTTCACTTTTGCAATCCCAAAGGGTTATTTCCCCTGCTGAATGATAGCAAAACCAAAATTAACCCCCGCCTTCAGAAGAAGAAGGGGAGAGGGGGAGAAAGGGAGAAGGGGAGAAGTGGTAGACCTGAGGCTCCTGGCATCATTTATACCTTGAGCCAGTTAGAGCAACGAGATATGCTACCAGCGATTTACTTTATCTTCAGCCGCCGGGGATGTGATAAAGCGGTGGCAGAAGTGGGTGATTTATGGCTGGTAAATAATGAAGAGTCCCAGATTTTGCGCCAACAGATTGATGACTTTTTAGTCCGCAATCCCGAAGCAGGGCGTTCTGGACAAATTGCACCCCTATACCGAGGAATTGCCGCCCACCACGCCGGAATTTTGCCTGCTTGGAAAGCACTGGTAGAAGAACTATTTCAGCAGGGGCTGATTAAAGTAGTATTCGCCACCGAGACACTAGCAGCGGGAATTAATATGCCCGCCCGGACAACGGTTATTTCTACCCTTTCCAAGCGTACCGACACTGGACACCGCCTGTTGAATGCTTCCGAATTCTTGCAAATGGCGGGACGGGCAGGCCGCCGGGGGATGGATAAACAAGGTCATGTGGTGACAGTCCAAACTCCCTTTGAAGGAGCCAAAGAGGCCGCGTATTTGGGAACATCCAAGCCAGACCCCCTAGTAAGCCAGTTTACGCCCAGTTATGGCATGGTACTCAATTTGCTGCAAACCCACACCCTAGAGCAAACCAGGGAACTCATAGAACGCAGCTTTGGGCAGTACATGGCCACCTTGCATTTAAGACCAGAATACGATGAGATTGCCGAACTGCAAACACAATTAGCTCAACTTCATGAGCAAATCGCCGCAGTTGATGAAAATGAACTGGCTGTTTATGAGAAATTGCGGCAACGTCTGAAAGTGGAACGCCAGATATTGAAAACCCTGCAAGAGCAAGCGCAGGATGATAGACAACAAGAATTGGGGATGATGTTGGGCTTTGCAGTCTCAGGAACTCTGTTGAGTCTCAAAGGCAAAAATATCACAGTGCCTTCACCTGTAACCGCAATCTTAGTAGGGAAATCGCCTGGTTCTGGTCAAGCTCCTTACTTGGTATGCTTGGGGCACGATAACCGCTGGTATGTAGCAACAACAGGGGATGTAGTCGATTTGTATGCCGAACTGCCGCGAGTTGAGGTGCCACCTGATGTACTACCACCGCCAGAGATGCCTTTGAAACCAGGACAGTCGCGCCGTGGTAATCAAGAAACCTTTGCGATCGCCGGGCGTATTCCCAATCCGATAGAATCTTTGTATCTGGCACCAGAAGTAACAGAACAACTCAGTCGAACTGCCGCCATCCAAGAGCAATTAGAAGCTCATTCCTTACATCAATCAGGCAATGCTGCCACGCTTTTCAAGCGTCGCGCCCGCTATGTTGAACTAGAAGCCGAACTCGAACAGTTGCAAGAGCAAGTAGAGCAACAGTCACAACGTCATTGGGAAGAATTTCTCAATTTAATTTCAATTCTGCAACACTTTGGCGCTTTAGATAACTTAGTGCCCACACAATTAGGGCGAATCGCTGCCGCCATTCGAGGGGAGAATGAATTGTGGTTGGGTTTAGTATTTGCTAGTGGTGAATTGGACAACTTAGATCCGCACCATTTAGCCGCCGCCGCCGCCGCTTTGGTGATGGAAACGCCGCGTCCAGATAGCAAGGTTAACTTTGAGCTTAGTAATGAAGTGGCAGAAGCCTTGAAAAAATTGCGGGGAATCCGCCACCAAATGTTCCACCGACAACGGCGGTATAACGTAGCGCTGCCTATATGGTTGGAATTTGAGTTAATTGCCATAGTGGAACAATGGGCGCTAGGAATGGAGTGGACAGAACTCTGCGAGAACACCACCTTGGATGAAGGCGATGTAGTGAGAATTTTACGGCGGACGTTGGATTTATTATCGCAAATCCCCCACGTACCCCATTTGCCACACTCTTTCCAGCGTAATGCCCATCGGGCGATGCAGTTGATTGATAGATTCCCTGTGAATGAGGTCGTTGAATGAACAGGACGCTCTTACGCACAGAGAGGATTTGATAATTTCTTTGCGTAAAAGCCTCTGTTCATCTTTGCCTCTTTTTCTCTCTGTGTGTCCTCTTCGTCAACATTAATTTGAGGTCTTTGAAGTAGTGCTACAAACTGCCCCAACAATGAATTTAGATTTGACCAAACAATAGTAGTGGTAAGTGGTTAAAAGTGCTTTTTTGGTTTCGTATATGTTTTATACGTGATTAATCACATGTAAATAACAGAAGTTATAGTCCCTGTCAACGCTTTTCAATCCTAGTAAACCAGGTTTCCAGTACCCTGCAACTGACGCAAAGAATTTATACACAATGGACAATCGCATCCAAATAACTGAATTGCCCGATCGCTTTCCGCGTCAGTAAAATTCAACATGGCAATATTCTGGTTTGATACTGATGTGACAATGGTTGAGGAACGTGTAGATGAGGTATATGGTTGCTTTCTCTCTGAATCTCGAATGCACACAAAATCTTTTCCACCATGTGGGTTAGTGATACAGGTACGACCGTCTTGTGTGTGCATTAATTTCTGTGTAATACTAGTACTAGCATGGGCAGGATGAAATACCGCCAGCGTAGACATCATCGACACAAAAATAGAGGAACTGGAAAGCAAATTCAGGAGAATTTTTTTGTTCATAGATTTCCTTGAGAAAATTGTCTACTAGTTTAGGGTATTATATTCACTTTCAAACTTCAAGTGAATTTTCCCTAAGAATAGCTAGGTTGACACTTGTTACTCAAGAAAGTTCCATATCTACCCAGTTTGAGCACAAAGTAGTTGCTACAGCAGAATTCACAAGTCAAACAGGCTTTCTGTCTAAATTTGATACCTAACCTAAGTTGTGTACTTCACAAAATTTAAATCTGCTGTATATTCCTAACAGTTCTATTTCGTTATATACATAAACCGTCTATAACTCAAGTTCCAGTTTAATAACTAAAGTCCGTTTTAACGGACTATAACCCAATACGCTTGGGTTAGCGTCAAAAACCATAAACCGCGTAGGTTGGGTTGAACGAAGTGAAACCCAACAAACCACTGAAAATGTTGGGTTTCGTTCCTCAACCCAACCTACGATTCTCCTTAACCCAAGCGTATTGGACTATAACCTTTTCTCAGTCGTCTTTAGACGACTTTCGCTATTAAACTGGTGAATTCATTCTCAGGTGAGCTAGATGAGAATGAAATAGCTCTGATATTCCCAAGATAGTGATTGTTTGCTTGATGTAAGTATAAGGGCTTAATTAAATTAAAGCTCGTAGTCAGCGGCTTTAGCCCTTTAAAATCTTATGCAGAGCGATAAATCGCTGACTACGAACAAAAACTATATCTGATATTATTCTATACAATTGCGAACTGTTATCGTTATCTTTACAAGATTAAAAATCTTGATTTTAACTAAAAGATAGGACAAATATTTAATAATAAATCTGATATAGATTCTCATTCTTAAATTATCAACTTGTAAAAACTTCTTTTTTTGATTACATTTGGAAAAAGGCTCATATATCAAGTAAATTACTAGCATAAACAGAAAAAATGAAGCAGAAACTACATTCAGAATCTTCAGGTTGTTCCAACTGTGAACATGACCATCACGAGAATCATAACCATATTCATAATCACAATCATGATGAGAATCATAACCATGACCACGATCACGACCACGGTGGAGAATTCAATCTGAAAAATGAGGTATTGCCTTTGGTAGTGATTTTAAGTTTATATGCACCTGGTGTAATTTTTGAAAATCAATTACACAATACATTCTACTCAATAGGTGAATATTTACTTTTTATCCCTGCTTATTTATTAAGTGGATGGAGTGTTTTAAAAACTGCTGGGCGCAATATACTCAAAGGTAGAGTATTTGATGAAACATTTTTGATGACAGTAGCGACATTAGGGGCGATCGCAATTCATAAATTACCCGAAGCTGTCGGAGTCATGCTATTTTATAAAATTGGGGAATTGTTTCAAGATATTGCCGTTAGTCGTTCTCGTAATTCTATTAAAGCTTTATTAGAAGTCCGCCCAGACTATGCCAATATTCAAATAGACGGAGAACTCAAGAAAGTATCGCCAGAAACAGTAAAGATTGGGGATATTATCGTTGTCAAGCCTGGAGAAAAGATTCCCTTAGATGGTGAGATTATAGATGGTAATTCGCAAGTTGATACATCTGCATTAACTGGAGAATCTGTGCCGCGAACGGTGAGGCTGGGAGAGACAGTTTTAGCTGGGATGATCAATAAAATGGGTGTTCTCAGCATTAGAGTAACAAAACTTTTTGATGAATCTTCCATTGCTAAGATTTTAGACTTGGTGCAAAATGCCAAAAGTAAAAAAGCAGAAACAGAGAAATTTATTACTAAATTTGCTCGATATTATACGCCAATAGTAGTTTTTACATCTCTAGCAGTTGCTTTGTTACCTCCTTTATTCATTTCTGGCGCAACTTCTTCAGAATGGGTTTATCGGGCCTTAATTTTATTAGTTATTTCCTGTCCGTGTGGACTAGTTATCAGTATTCCATTAGGTTACTTTGGAGGTGTGGGAGGTGCTGCTAAACGTGGTATTTTAGTTAAAGGCTCTACATTTTTAGATAGTTTAAATGCTGTTAATACAGTTGTTTTTGATAAAACTGGAACGTTAACTAAAGGAGTATTTCAAGTAGCAAAAATAGTACCACAAAATGGTTTTAATGAACAAGAATTGTTGCAATTAGCAGCCAAAGTAGAATCGCATTCAAATCATCCTATTGCCCAATCTATCCGCAATGCTTATGGTGAAAAAATCGATGCATTAGATGTGAGAGATTATGAAGAAATAGCAGGTTATGGAATTAGAGCCAAGGTTGAAAATCAGGTAGTAATAGCGGGAAGCGATCGCCTATTGCATAGAGAGAAGATTGCTCATGATAATTGCCAGTTAGAGGGAACAGTTATTCATCTAGCAGTGGATAATATTTACGCTGGGTATATTGTCATTGCTGATGAACTTAAAGAAGATGCGAGACACGCTATTCAAGCACTCAAGCGAATGGGTGTAGAGAAAACAGTCATGTTAACAGGAGATAATCAAGCGATCGCCTCCCGGATTGCTCAACAGCTTGGCATAGATACTTACGAAGCAGAGTTATTACCTGAAGAAAAAGTCAATGCCATTGAGAAGTTACTCAGCAGCGCCGGCAAGCATGGTAAAGTTGCCTTCATTGGGGATGGTATTAATGATGCGCCAGTGATTGCTAGAGCAGATGTTGGCATGGCAATGGGTGGGTTAGGCTCAGATGCGGCGATAGAAACTGCCGATATTGTGATCATGACAGATGCACCGTCAAAAGTCGCAGAAGCAATACAAATTGCTAGAAAAACCCGCAAAATTGTTTGGCAAAATATTGGGTTTGCTTTAGCAATTAAAGCTGTATTTATTGGATTGGGTATTTTCGGGATAGCGACTATGTGGGAAGCTGTCTTTGCTGATGTCGGAGTAGCAATGCTTGCAATTTTCAACGCAACTAGAGCGATGAAATAAAATTATTGGGAAATCAGGAATTCATAATTGGGAAATTGTAGAAGTTAAAACTAAAGAGTAAGGAGTTATTTATTTAACGCTTCTCACTCATATTCTGCTACCCCAAATGGAACCCATGAATTCATCAATCAAAGGTATTGCTACAGCTACTTTAGCTTTACTGCTAAACTATTCAGCAAACCCAGCCTTTGCACTACCCCAGAAAATCAATCATCCAGTGACTGTTGCTAAATCGCAACCATTAACAGACACCTTGATTGTTCCTGGGGAAAGAGTAGGGGCGATTACACGCAAAACCACCAAGCAAGATTTAGTGAAGCTGTTTGGTGCATCCCATCTCGTTGATAAAACTATTTCAGGCCCTGAAGGAATGGGTAGTTTTGCAGCTACTCAGTTAAATCTAAATCAGGGGCGATGTCTAACGACAAGCTGCTCCGCATCTACGCTCTTGGTAGTTTGGAGTGATAATACCCGTACTAAACCTTTAGATGTGCGTAACTTGGGTTCAGCTTGGAAAACCCGCGAAGGTATCGGTGTCGGAACCCCCTTGAGCGAGTTACGCAAGAAATTAGGTAACTTTAAACTTTATGGATTGGCGTGGGACTACGGCGGTACGATTTTATTAGATAGTAGTAAATTATCTCGTTATCAAGGCAAACTCATTTTACGAGTAGACACGGCTCCCAATGCTTCTGAAAAGTTCCCCAATGACTACCAAGCGGTGTCTGGGGATGCTACTTTTTCCTCCACCAATCCTCACTGGAAATCTTTGGGAATCAGGCTAGCAGAAATTATCGTTGTACTGAACCCAAGTGAGTAGTGGTATGCTAAACATCAGTTTGCTTGCTAGGGCGTAGAGAGGCTATGGAGACGACGTTCTTATACTAAGTCTGGAACTGGTAAATTACTGACAGAAGAAATTATATAAGTGACATCTCGTGTCGCAATGATGTTTCAGCTATTGAAACCAGACACAGTAAACCAGATTGCTAGATCGATAATCTGGCTATTCGTCTTGAGTAAAGATTATTGACTCAAAAAGTACCTGGATGTCCTCCGAGCATCATCTACAGAACAAACGCCATGCATTACAAGAACATTATGACCTCGTAGCCCAGAAGGTAAAAAGGTTACGGTGCGATTATGCGATCGCAGCAGATACTCTCATTCGCTTCCAATTAGAAAAGCAAATTGAACAAACTGAAGCTGAACTAAAATTGGCTCAACAGTTTGATGATCTCGAACGAGGTTTATCTAGTGGAAGCAACATGACTCCAAAATCCATTTCTAAAAAATCTTTAACCAATGAACTTAGTTCTCAACAAAGAGTAGACATAAATCGAAGAACTGCATTACAGCCTAATTCACTATTTGAAAGCATTGCCCAGGCTAAAAACAAATTGTTTGTAGTTGCTGCAATTCTTGTGTTTGGGTTAGTAGGGTATCCAGCTTATGAATTTTTTAACCAGCATGAAATTTGGATAAAGAACGCCCCACTTGTTTTGTTTGAATCTGAGGGAAATATAGGAGAGTATGCAAGTGGAACAATACTAATTAAACCTCTAAATGTAAAACTTCGTAATTATACTGTTCAAGCCCAATTTAATAACCCCTATGATGGTGCAATCAATAATTGGGCATATGGTTTTGCCTTTCACGAAGATACAAGTCAGAAAAACCACTTGTTCGACGTGTGGGTTGATTCCAAGGAAAAAAAATGGTATGTCTCTTCATATACTAGAGATTTAGAAGGTACTAGAGATTTAGAAGGCAACTTATCAAATCTTGATATTTCAGATAATAGTTCAAATGAACTACGTTTAACTATCAAGGGAAAAACAGCTTTATTTTATGTAAATAATCAATTAATTCAAACTTTGGATTTTCCAGATTTTATGAACAAAGGAGAGGTTTTATTAATGGTAAAAAATAGTGTAGGTGGAAAAACATTTCAATATAAAAACCTTAAACTTTGGTCTCTAGACAAGGACTAGGTGAATCAGCTGTAAATATAAGCAACGTTCTGTAGGGAGATGATAACTAACGTTTGATCATATTAAAGTATAAAACATGCCTAGTTAAGTTTGAAAAACTACGTATAGCCTGACTTCTCCCTATTGTTAAACACTGCTGAACATATTCATTGACTAATTAAATAATTGGGATATTAGGAAAATTAGGACTAGATTCAGAGCGGATATACGTTCCTTCTTTTAAGAATAAAATTTCTAAACCTTGTTGTGTAAATTGCCACAGTTCAGGAACTCCCAAAAGATTGCATAGGCAAGGTAATCACAAACTTTGTGCCTCCTCCAATTACAGAATTTACATTGTTCACACCCCCATGTCCTTCTACTATAATTTGACGAGTGATCGTTCTAAACTGTACATATTTAATTTAAAATGTTGCAACGGTAAATATTCCGTTTTTATCATCAGGCGATCGCATTCCTCACCCACAGGATGACAAACCAAACTTTTACCAACGGTTATGCATTACTCATTGGTGTAGGTGCTGATTTACCTATCACAGTAAAATATGCAACGGCTATACGAGATATACTGATTGATGGCGATCGCATTCCTCATCCACCGCATGACAAATCAAACTTTTACCAACGGTTATGCATTACTTATTGGCGTAGGTGCTGATTTACCTGTCACTGTCAAAGATGCAACGGCTATACGAGATATACTAATTGACCCAAGTCGCGCCGCCTATCCATCAGAACAAGTCACACTGCTAACCGAAACCTCTTCAATTCGGCAAAACATCCTCGCAGCTTTTGACGAAATCATCGCCCAGGTCAATCAAAATCCTGATGCAACTGTCATCATTTACTACTCTGGTCACGGTGGACGCATCCAGCGCACCAATGAATACTTCCTTGTACCATTCGGCTATGACCCCAGCCAACACGCAGACACAGCCATCTCAGGTTTAGAATTTACCCAAAAGATTGAAGCAATTACAGCGCGTAAACTTGTAGTTTTATTAGATTGCTGTCATGCTGGTGGCGTTCCAGCTTTGAAGGAACCAGGAGAAACATTTGTAAAATCGCCCTTACCGCCGGAACTGTTAAATGTGTTAGGAACAGGAAGCGGTCGAGTTGTGGTTGCTTCTTCGCGAGAAGATGAATATTCTTACACAGGTCAACCCTACAGTGCTTTCACCGATTGCTTGTTGTCAGCCTTGCAAGGGAAAGCAGCGGTGAATAAAGATGGCTATGCACGTATTCTTGATATTTTAGTTTACTTGTTTGACCAAGTGCCAAAAAGAGCATCAGGGCTGCAACACCCGTTTGTAAATAAAGTGCTGGATTTAGGCGATAATTTTCCCCTTTGCTATTACGCAGGTGGAAGTAAATTTTTGCCTGGTGAAGCAGCAACTATTGAAACTAGCCCATCTGCTACTAGCTTAACTGCTGGAGGGCGACGGCGATCGCAACAAAAACTAGACGCACTTCAAGCAGAATTTGACATCCGCAGTGAGAAGTTTAAGCAGATGAAGAAAGCTGTAGCAATTGAGGCTGGTACGGCAGTTAAGTTTCAATTAGAACAGCAGCTTCTTGATGAAGAGGCAAAACTGGCACATCTTGGCGATGAACTGGATAAAATTGAGTCTGCATTGCAATCATGAGACTTATGTAAATATACAGTTATTTGGCAGATGGAAATCAGGATTTCCCCACTTAGAAAACAAGGAAAATAGAGATATTCAGTTAATTGGTGTTTGTTTATACTATTTCAAATTTTTGTAGTGGTTATACTCATGACTTAGGTTCTACCTGGGAATTAGGAAGTGGCTTTGCCACTTCTTTTTATTGATTTAGTAGCCCAGGAAAAAAATAAATTAAAAGTTCAAAGTAATTTGTTGAACTTTTAACTTTTATTAGTTGTTATATCATGTGCGTTTAATTGACCATAAAATAATTAGCCTGTTAAGCTACAGTTTTCTACTCTCCAGGCAGTCTGACGAAATTCTGGTCATATAGACATGATATTAGTCATTACTCATTGTATCTTGCCATCTCTCACGCTTGGGCTTGCTCTCCACATCGCGCGATCGCGCTTCTTGCCAAGTCCCCCACATTAGGGATTGCTGTTTTTCAACATAGTTAATAAACTGCATAATTGACTGATCTGCTTTGATGGGAGTTTTCAAATCAAACTGAATTGTTTGGACAATCTTAATGTCACCCATGAGAAAGTACTTAGCTGTAATCTTAGTCAGCCATAGTACAACTCGATTGCATAACCAACCAAAAATTCCTTTACCTTTTTTGGTCATCAACAAGATTTGACCTTCAGTTTTTCCCCCTTCGTGGAGGCGAACTGCAACCATCATGTGAACATGGAAGAAATCGGGGCCAACTGTCACAATGCCAATGCTGCCGTACCAATAGCAAATACTGTAAGTTATGGCATTTTTGTAGAAAAGACGGATGAGCTTAATGAAAAAGGAATTGTTTTTGATGGGTGCAGTGTTACTGAAGATAATAGCATTCTCGTTCAGTTCCTGTCTTTCAAAAATAACTTCTATTGGCAGTTTGTGAATTGTATTGAGGTGTTGAGCATCAATTGCATTAATCATTACCACATTCGGGTGACAGTTCATCACAAAATGGGAAGTAATAGCAACATCACACTCTTTTTCTTCTAACTCTGGAACAAAAGGTAGGGGTTGCTGTGGTATTTCTCCAGTCCAAATCCAAATCATCCCGTACTTTTCAGCAGTAGGCCAAGTTTGTAACTTTAGGGAAAGTGGCGCATCTAAACATGGGATATCAATACACATCCCTTCAGCATCAAACTTCCAATGGTGGAAAAAACAACGTAGTGCATTACCCTCAACTTTGCCTTCAGCAAGGTGAGCGCCCATATGCGGACAGTAGGCATCAAAGGTAACTACTCTTTTGTCTTTACCACGGTAAATCGCTAATTCTCTGCCCAAAATCGTGACAGGTTTTACTTCACCCACCCGCAGATTTAGAGAGGGTATTAACCAATACCATCCCTCAATAAAACGCTCTGGATTATTGAAAGTTTTAGGTTTACGGGTTGAGCTAAAAGTCTGCGAGTTGAGATTCATTTTTATAGTTTCACTTGAGGTGAAGCAGTTGATCTAGAAGTAACATGCAAACTAAAAAAAAACAGTTACTTTCAGTACCATGACAAACAGTTATCCGATCAATGGATAAAATTAGAGAGGTAAAATATTGAGTTAAATTTATTAAATAAAAATTTTAAACTGTAAGTAAATCAGCGTAAAAAATTAAAGGTTTATAGTGACTTATAAAAATCTTTAATTAGATAAAAATTTCAACTACTGATGCCAACATTTTGCTAAACTCTCAAATGAGTTAATAAATTAGGAAAATATGTAATAATAATTACAATATTTGGGAAAATCTGCCGTGTTAACTCAGGAGACAAAACTGCTTTTGATTGGTCAGGTAACAGATATAAGCGGAATCCCCATCAGGACAATTCGCTATTATGAGAGTTTAGGTTTACTCAAATCATTAAGACGAACAGAGGGAGGCTTTCGCCAGTTTTCATTAGATGTGCTGACTCGTTTAGCTTTCATTAAAAGGGCACAAAATCTTGGTCTTAGCTTAGAGGAGATTGGAAATATTCTTCAGGTTTATGACCAAGGACAAGCTCCCTGTGGTGAAATTAAAGAAAAGCTCGAAAATAAGCTCTTACAAATTGATCACCAAATCGATCAGTTGTTAACTTTACGGTCTGAAATAGATGGATTACTGTCAGGCTGGAAGAATAATGGCAGACAGCATAAAGACACAATTTGTCCCATTATCCAAAACACCCCTCAGTGCTGATATTAATTTTTTGTGAAACTGCACAAAATCAAGCTTGCTCAGACTTGGGGCAAAATCCCCAAGTTCTGGAGTAACGGCAGCATCTCAATTTACGATCAAAGAATAATTAATAAAAGCCTGAAACGACCTATGGATGGTAAATGCATACCACGATTAATTTGTACAGTGGATAAGGGAGCATCCAAATACAAGCAAATTTACCAAAATCTTTACAAGTCATTGTGAATAAAGCGTTCTGCTCGCAATGACAAATTATATTTTTACACATTTGGGATGATCCCGTGCATAAGTCCTAATTTATTCAGAACTTTGAACTCCGGTTCCTCCCTTTTTTAGGCTACCGTGTATACACAAGTCGAATTACCCCCCTTAATCCCCCCTTATAAAGGGGGGAAATAAGAAATCTTGTTCCCTCCCCTTGACAAGGGGAGGGTTAGGGTGGGGTAAAACTGACGCGAAAAACCAGGTGAGTAAGCTATTTCAGACTTGTGTATACACGGTAGCCTTTTTTAGGAGGGCTAGGGGGAATCTAAAAGTTTTTGATACATCACTAACGACTTT from Nostoc sp. UHCC 0926 includes these protein-coding regions:
- the proC gene encoding pyrroline-5-carboxylate reductase codes for the protein MTIKFGLIGGGVMGEALLSRLIARGIYQSSEVIVSEPLSSRLDFLKQQYDVAVTTDNSEVFTQAKEVVFLAVKPQVFSAIAQELAHIDILNTEYSALIISILAGVPLSQLEAAFVQLPIIRAMPNTPAIVGAGITAICLGAYTSPKHHEIAQQVFSAVGEVVEVSEGLMDAVTGLSGSGPAYVALLVEALADGGVAAGLPRTIANQLALQTVLGTAKLLEETKLHPAELKDRVTSPGGTTIAGIAKLEQAGFRSALIEAVKAATERSQELGK
- a CDS encoding DEAD/DEAH box helicase, with the translated sequence MNYPAPSPELDLGSIFPFELDQFQKEAIASLNAGRSVVVCAPTGSGKTLVGEYAIYRALSRGKRVFYTTPLKALSNQKLRDFREKFGFDQVGLLTGDASINRDAPILVMTTEIFRNMLYGTPIGQIGISLVDVDAVILDECHYMNDRQRGTVWEESIIYCPREVQLAALSATVANSDQLTDWLNRVHGPTDLIYSDFRPVPLEFHFCNPKGLFPLLNDSKTKINPRLQKKKGRGGEREKGRSGRPEAPGIIYTLSQLEQRDMLPAIYFIFSRRGCDKAVAEVGDLWLVNNEESQILRQQIDDFLVRNPEAGRSGQIAPLYRGIAAHHAGILPAWKALVEELFQQGLIKVVFATETLAAGINMPARTTVISTLSKRTDTGHRLLNASEFLQMAGRAGRRGMDKQGHVVTVQTPFEGAKEAAYLGTSKPDPLVSQFTPSYGMVLNLLQTHTLEQTRELIERSFGQYMATLHLRPEYDEIAELQTQLAQLHEQIAAVDENELAVYEKLRQRLKVERQILKTLQEQAQDDRQQELGMMLGFAVSGTLLSLKGKNITVPSPVTAILVGKSPGSGQAPYLVCLGHDNRWYVATTGDVVDLYAELPRVEVPPDVLPPPEMPLKPGQSRRGNQETFAIAGRIPNPIESLYLAPEVTEQLSRTAAIQEQLEAHSLHQSGNAATLFKRRARYVELEAELEQLQEQVEQQSQRHWEEFLNLISILQHFGALDNLVPTQLGRIAAAIRGENELWLGLVFASGELDNLDPHHLAAAAAALVMETPRPDSKVNFELSNEVAEALKKLRGIRHQMFHRQRRYNVALPIWLEFELIAIVEQWALGMEWTELCENTTLDEGDVVRILRRTLDLLSQIPHVPHLPHSFQRNAHRAMQLIDRFPVNEVVE
- a CDS encoding heavy metal translocating P-type ATPase, with amino-acid sequence MKQKLHSESSGCSNCEHDHHENHNHIHNHNHDENHNHDHDHDHGGEFNLKNEVLPLVVILSLYAPGVIFENQLHNTFYSIGEYLLFIPAYLLSGWSVLKTAGRNILKGRVFDETFLMTVATLGAIAIHKLPEAVGVMLFYKIGELFQDIAVSRSRNSIKALLEVRPDYANIQIDGELKKVSPETVKIGDIIVVKPGEKIPLDGEIIDGNSQVDTSALTGESVPRTVRLGETVLAGMINKMGVLSIRVTKLFDESSIAKILDLVQNAKSKKAETEKFITKFARYYTPIVVFTSLAVALLPPLFISGATSSEWVYRALILLVISCPCGLVISIPLGYFGGVGGAAKRGILVKGSTFLDSLNAVNTVVFDKTGTLTKGVFQVAKIVPQNGFNEQELLQLAAKVESHSNHPIAQSIRNAYGEKIDALDVRDYEEIAGYGIRAKVENQVVIAGSDRLLHREKIAHDNCQLEGTVIHLAVDNIYAGYIVIADELKEDARHAIQALKRMGVEKTVMLTGDNQAIASRIAQQLGIDTYEAELLPEEKVNAIEKLLSSAGKHGKVAFIGDGINDAPVIARADVGMAMGGLGSDAAIETADIVIMTDAPSKVAEAIQIARKTRKIVWQNIGFALAIKAVFIGLGIFGIATMWEAVFADVGVAMLAIFNATRAMK
- a CDS encoding caspase family protein, with amino-acid sequence MAIAFLIHRMTNQTFTNGYALLIGVGADLPVTVKDATAIRDILIDPSRAAYPSEQVTLLTETSSIRQNILAAFDEIIAQVNQNPDATVIIYYSGHGGRIQRTNEYFLVPFGYDPSQHADTAISGLEFTQKIEAITARKLVVLLDCCHAGGVPALKEPGETFVKSPLPPELLNVLGTGSGRVVVASSREDEYSYTGQPYSAFTDCLLSALQGKAAVNKDGYARILDILVYLFDQVPKRASGLQHPFVNKVLDLGDNFPLCYYAGGSKFLPGEAATIETSPSATSLTAGGRRRSQQKLDALQAEFDIRSEKFKQMKKAVAIEAGTAVKFQLEQQLLDEEAKLAHLGDELDKIESALQS